The Cucumis melo cultivar AY chromosome 6, USDA_Cmelo_AY_1.0, whole genome shotgun sequence genome includes a region encoding these proteins:
- the LOC127149748 gene encoding exopolygalacturonase-like — protein sequence MGSFIQLQIDGDLLASPDKAFVFAYYWLGIFRVSNLAIHDQECGTPRSQHCKDIRNIKSFNSKSWHFELNGSNNIVFDHVTVIAPPNNPITNGGIHISISSIGVTIQNWLIIATGDHDCISIGPGSHNINITNVHCSSGHGSALAVSKMFDIIHFGAKPDGKTDNSKALSSAWSGACENNGGGVVLIPAQGRFLVLPLLLQGPCHGVIRIQLDGELLAPSDKQFATGDYWLSIQNVNNLFIDGLGRLTGSGSSAWPSHSANRPISMKLNNINTASIKNISSYDSKLFHFAVHGSRDVTFDHITVVAPGDSPNTDGIHISSSSGINIMHSTIGTGDDCISLGPGSKSINITNVYCGPGHGISIGSLGKYPNEENVFEVTVRDSTFVGTTNGARIKSWSSSYSSMVSKVTFVNLQMNNVKNPIIIDQSYCPDSCGPNDMSKSKVQIEDVRYEGIRGSSNTQVAVDFECSQVLPCQGIVLQDINLTFNGGGQSTSICHNVKGSTFGQQLPPSCL from the exons ATGGGGAGCTTCATTCAACTTCAAATTGATGGCGACCTTTTGGCTTCCCCCGACAAGGCTTTCGTCTTTGCTTACTATTGGCTCGGAATCTTTCGTGTTAGCAACTTAGCCATCCACGATCAAG AATGTGGTACTCCAAGGAGTCAACATTGCAAGGATATTAGAAACATAAAATCCTTTAATAGCAAATCCTGGCATTTTGAATTGAATGGAAGCAATAACATTGTGTTTGATCACGTTACAGTAATTGCACCACCAAACAATCCCATCACAAACGGTGGTATCCACATTAGCATATCTTCCATAGGTGTCACCATCCAAAACTGGTTGATTATTGCCACTGGAGATCACGATTGCATCTCCATTGGGCCTGGAAGCCATAATATTAACATAACTAATGTCCACTGCAGTTCTGGCCATGGATCAGCATTGGCAGTCTCAAAAA TGTTCGATATTATACACTTTGGTGCCAAACCTGATGGAAAAACAGATAATAGTAAG GCATTAAGTAGTGCATGGAGTGGAGCTTGTGAAAATAATGGAGGTGGTGTTGTTTTAATACCAGCACAAGGAAGGTTTTTGGTTTTGCCATTGTTGCTTCAAGGTCCATGCCATGGCGTTATTCGTATACAGCTTGATGGCGAACTGTTGGCTCCCTCTGATAAGCAATTTGCTACCGGCGACTATTGGCTTAGTATCCAAAATGTCAACAACTTGTTCATCGATGGTTTGGGTCGCTTGACCGGCAGTGGTTCTTCTGCTTGGCCCTCCCACTCCGCTAACCGTCCTATC TCTATGAAACTCAATAATATCAACACTGCAAGTATCAAGAACATAAGCTCCTATGATAGCAAACTCTTCCATTTCGCTGTGCATGGATCTCGAGATGTCACGTTTGATCATATAACAGTGGTAGCTCCAGGAGACAGTCCCAACACAGATGGAATCCACATTTCATCGTCAAGTGGTATAAACATCATGCATTCGACAATCGGTACTGGAGATGATTGCATCTCATTGGGCCCTGGAAGCAAATCCATCAACATAACTAACGTTTATTGTGGTCCTGGTCATGGAATCAGCATTGGTAGCCTTGGAAAGTACCCAAACGAAGAAAATGTCTTCGAAGTCACGGTAAGAGACTCCACATTTGTTGGCACAACCAACGGTGCGAGGATCAAATCATGGTCGTCTTCGTATTCCAGCATGGTTAGCAAGGTCACATTTGTCAATCTCCAAATGAACAACGTCAAAAATCCTATCATCATCGATCAAAGTTATTGTCCAGACTCTTGTGGTCCAAATGATATG AGTAAATCAAAGGTGCAGATTGAAGATGTGAGATATGAAGGCATAAGGGGGAGTTCAAATACACAAGTGGCAGTAGATTTCGAATGCAGCCAAGTTCTTCCATGTCAAGGCATAGTGTTACAAGACATTAACCTTACTTTCAATGGTGGTGGCCAATCAACTTCCATTTGTCATAATGTTAAGGGTTCTACTTTTGGCCAACAATTACCTCCCTCTTGcctttaa
- the LOC103491147 gene encoding exopolygalacturonase-like has protein sequence MQFGAKPDAITDNSKALSTAWSEACTNNGGGVVLIPALGRFLVLPLLLQGPCHGFIHIQLDGELLAPLNENTGDYWLSIDKVNNLFIDGLGRLNGRGSTAWPSASHNRPISMKLTGINNARISNIKSYNSKLFHFAVHGCRDVTFDHVTVIAPANSPNTDGIHVSLSSGINIMHSTIGTGDDCISLGPGSKFINITNVQCGPGHGISIGSLGKYPNEEDVFEVTVRDSTFLGTTNGARIKTWSSSYSNMVSKVTFLNLQMNNVKNPIIIDQSYCPHSCGPNEMSQSKVQIKDVRYEGIRGSSNTQVAVDFECSQVFPCQGIVLQDINLPFNGGGRTTANCHNVRGSAFGHQLPPSCL, from the exons ATGCAATTTGGTGCCAAACCTGATGCAATAACGGATAATAGCAAG GCATTAAGCACTGCATGGAGTGAAGCTTGTACAAATAATGGAGGGGGTGTTGTTTTAATACCAGCACTTGGAAGGTTCTTGGTTTTGCCATTGCTTCTCCAAGGTCCATGCCATGGCTTCATTCATATACAACTTGATGGTGAACTATTGGCTCCCCTCAACGAGAATACTGGTGACTACTGGCTTAGTATCGATAAAGTCAACAACCTTTTCATTGATGGTTTAGGTCGCTTGAACGGTCGCGGTTCTACTGCTTGGCCTTCCGCCTCACATAATCGTCCTATC TCTATGAAACTAACTGGTATCAACAATGCGAGAATCAGCAATATAAAATCATATAACAGCAAACTCTTCCATTTTGCTGTGCATGGATGTCGTGATGTTACGTTTGATCACGTTACAGTGATAGCTCCAGCAAACAGTCCAAACACAGATGGAATCCACGTTTCATTATCAAGTGGTATCAACATCATGCATTCAACAATAGGTACTGGAGATGATTGCATCTCCTTGGGTCCTGGAAGCAAATTCATCAACATAACTAACGTTCAATGTGGTCCTGGTCATGGAATCAGCATTGGTAGCCTTGGAAAGTACCCAAACGAAGAAGACGTCTTCGAAGTTACAGTAAGAGACTCCACATTCCTTGGCACAACTAACGGTGCAAGGATCAAAACATGGTCATCTTCATATTCCAACATGGTTAGCAAGGTCACATTTCTCAATCTCCAAATGAACAACGTCAAAAATCCTATCATCATCGATCAAAGTTATTGTCCACACTCTTGTGGTCCAAATGAAATG AGTCAATCAAAGGTGCAGATTAAAGATGTGAGATATGAAGGCATAAGAGGGAGTTCAAATACACAAGTGGCAGTAGATTTTGAATGCAGCCAAGTTTTTCCATGTCAAGGCATAGTGTTACAAGACATTAACCTTCCTTTTAATGGTGGTGGAAGGACAACAGCCAACTGTCATAATGTTAGAGGTTCTGCTTTTGGCCATCAATTACCTCCATCTTGCCTTTAG